A segment of the Candidatus Sumerlaea chitinivorans genome:
ATGCGCCGAAGCGTCATTTCACCATCGGAATCATGGACGACGTCACTCATCTGTCCTTGCCCTACGATCAAGATCTGGATATCGAGCCAGAAGACGTACGGCGCTCGGTCTTCTTCGGATTGGGATCGGACGGTACCGTCGGGGCCAACAAGAACTCCATCAAGATCATCGGCGAAGAGACAAACAACTGGGCGCAAGGCTACTTCGTCTACGATTCGAAGAAAGCGGGCGCGGTTACCATTTCACACTTGCGCTTTGGCCCACGCCCCATTCGCTCCGCCTATTTGGTCAAGCAGGCGCAGTTTGTGGCCTGCCACCAGTACAACTTCCTCGAGAAATACGACGTTCTCGAGTATGCAGCACCCGGCGCGGTCTTCCTGCTGAATTCTCCGATTGGCCCAGAAAAGGTCTGGGATGATCTGCCGCGCGAAGTCCAAGAGCAAGTCATCGAGAAAAAGCTCAAGTTCTACGTGATCGACGCCTACGACGTCGCAGCTAAGACCGGCATGGGGCGCCGCATCAACACGATCATGCAAACCTGCTTCTTCGCGATCTCGGGAGTTTTGCCGCGCGACGAGGCTATCGCTGAGATCAAAAAAGCGATTGAGAAGACTTACGGGAAAAAAGGTCCCGAAGTTGTGCGCAAGAACTTCGAGGCGGTGGATCAAACTCTCGCGAATCTTTTCGAAGTTCAAGTTCCAGCCCAAGCGACTGCTACTAAGCGGCGGCCACCCATTGTCGCGGACGAAGCGCCAGACTTCGTCAAACGAGTCACGGCCGTGATGATGGCCAACAAGGGCGATCTCCTGCCGGTCAGCGCGTTCCCACCGGATGGCACATGGCCCACGGGAACAGCGAAATGGGAGAAACGCGCCATTGCGCTCCAGATTCCGGTGTGGGATCCCAAGATCTGTATCCAGTGCAACAAGTGCGCACTGGTCTGCCCACATGCCGCAATTCGGCCAAAGATTTACGACCCCGCGTATCTGGAGAAGGCACCAGCAACATTCTTGAGCACCGACTATCGTTCTCCGGATCTCAAGGGACTAAAGTACACGCTTCAGGTCGCGCCCGAGGACTGCACGGGCTGCGAGGTGTGCGTGGCGGTTTGTCCCGCGAAGGACAAATCCAACCCGAAGCGGAAAGCCATCAACATGGCACCGCTTCCGCCTCTGCGCGAGCAGGAGCGCGAGAACTTCGCGTTCTTCCTCGAGCTGCCTGAATTCGATCGGAGTAAGCTCGAAATCTCAGTGAAAGGCACGCAGTTCTTTGAGCCGCTGTTTGAGTTCTCAGGAGCCTGCGCGGGCTGCGGTGAAACGCCGTATGTGAAACTGCTCACCCAGATGTTTGGCGATCGCGCTTTGATTGCGAACGCAACGGGTTGCTCGTCAATTTACGGCGGGAATTTGCCCACCACACCTTATACGGTGAATCGTGAAGGCCGTGGCCCAACATGGAACAACTCCCTGTTCGAAGACAACGCCGAGTTCGGCTTTGGCTTCCGTCTGGCCATCGACAAGCATCAGGAGCAGGCGAAGGAGCTTCTGAAGAAACTCGCTTCGCAGATCGGCGAGACTCTCGTAAATGAACTCCTGTCCGCGGATCAGAGCACCGAGGAAGGAATCTGCGCGCAACGCGAGCGAGTGGCTGCTCTGCGGGCGAAGCTTCAGGGAATTGCCTCGTGGGAGGCGCGCTGGCTTGATATCTTGGCAGACTACCTCGTCAAGAAGAGTGTCTGGATCGTCGGTGGCGACGGGTGGGCCTATGACATCGGCTACGGCGGGCTCGACCACGTCTTAGCCATGAACCGCGACGTCAACATCCTCGTGCTCGATACCGAGGTCTACTCGAATACGGGCGGTCAGCAGTCGAAAGCTACGCCCCTGGGTGCGGCAGCGAAGTTCGCAATGGCGGGACGTGACCTCGCCAAGAAAGACCTCGGTCTCATGGCCATGAGTTATGGTCATGTGTACGTGGCACGCGTCGCGTTCGGGGCTCGCGATAATCAAACGGTGCTTGCCTTCAAGGAAGCCGAATCCTACCCGGGAACTTCGCTGATTATTGCCTACTGCCACTGCATTGCGCATGGCTACGATCTTGTACACGGACTAGACCAGCAGAAGCTGGCCGTCGATAGCGGCTACTGGCCACTTTATCGCTTCGATCCGCGTCGTGCCGCCGCTGGCGAGTCCCCACTCAAACTGGATTCTCCAGCGCCGAAAGCGGATCTATCGCAGTTCATGCGCAACGAGACTCGCTTCCGCATGGTCGAGCAGATGAATCCAGAACGCTTCCGCATGCTGCTTGAGGCTGCGAAGAATCAGGTGCGTACTCGCTATCACCTGTACGAAGAGCTGACGAAAGCGTTTGCAGCTGATGGCAATGGCGGATCGGCGAGCAAGGGCAACTAAGGGAGATGACTATGGACCTTTCGACAACCTACCTCGGACTAAAACTGAAACACCCGTTCATGCCGGGCGCTTCCCCTCTGGTGGATGACCTTGGGATGGTCAAGCAACTGGAGGATGCAGGAGCCTCCGCAATCGTCATGCACTCGCTCTTTGAGGAGCAAATCTTGCGCGAATCCTTGGCAACCACGGAAGCCATCGAGGGAACTGCAGAGTCCTTCGCCGAGGCTTTGAGCTACTTCCCAAAGCCAGATGAGTTCCGGCTGGGGCCTGAAGCCTACCTCGAGCAGATCCGCAAGATCAAAGAGTGCGTGAGCGTGCCGGTCATTGCTTCACTCAACGGTTCCACCCCCAGTGGCTGGATGGAGTATGCAAAACTCATCCAACAGGCAGGGGCGGATGCCCTCGAGCTCAACGTCTACATTCTGGCCACAAACCCTTGGGAGACAGGCGAAGCGATCGAACGCCGCCTGCTCGATATCGCCCATGGCGTCAAGAAGGCCGTCACCATTCCCGTATCGGTCAAGTTGTCAGTCTTCTACTCGTCCATCGCCAACGTGGCAAGAAGACTCGACGAAGTGCCGGTGGACGGCTTGGTGCTCTTTAATCGCTTCTACCAGCCCGACATTGATATCGAGAATCTCGAGGTCACTTCGACGCTTCAACTTAGCGACTCAAGCGAGCTCCTCCTGCGTCTGCGCTGGTTGGCGATTCTTTATGGAAATGTGAACGCAAGCCTTGCGGTCTCAGGCGGCGTGCACACTCCTCATGACGCAATCAAAGCACTCATGGCGGGAGCGAGCGCAGTACAGGTAGTCTCGGCTCTGCTCAAGAACGGACCGTCCTACCTGACCCAACTTATTACAGGGGTAAAAGCTTGGCTTGAAGAACACGAGTACGAATCCTTGAATCAAATGATCGGCTCGATGAGTCTCCAAAAGTGCGGGAATCCCGCCGCATTCGAGCGGGCAAACTACATGCGAATTCTGCAGAGCTACCGCATCTGAAGATCCGCAGACACTGAGTTCTTCGGCCGCCTTGGCCATTCTTCAGGCCAAGGCGGCGTTTCTTTTGCGCGACAGGTTTCCGAACGTAGTTTCTCTGAAAAGGTAGGTACCGTGTTGAAGATTAAGAAAGGAAAAGCA
Coding sequences within it:
- a CDS encoding Putative dihydropyrimidine dehydrogenase [NADP+], similar to dihydroorotate dehydrogenase, whose product is MDLSTTYLGLKLKHPFMPGASPLVDDLGMVKQLEDAGASAIVMHSLFEEQILRESLATTEAIEGTAESFAEALSYFPKPDEFRLGPEAYLEQIRKIKECVSVPVIASLNGSTPSGWMEYAKLIQQAGADALELNVYILATNPWETGEAIERRLLDIAHGVKKAVTIPVSVKLSVFYSSIANVARRLDEVPVDGLVLFNRFYQPDIDIENLEVTSTLQLSDSSELLLRLRWLAILYGNVNASLAVSGGVHTPHDAIKALMAGASAVQVVSALLKNGPSYLTQLITGVKAWLEEHEYESLNQMIGSMSLQKCGNPAAFERANYMRILQSYRI
- a CDS encoding Pyruvate-flavodoxin oxidoreductase; the encoded protein is MADQKMIAIDGNEAAASVAYRLNEVIAIYPITPSSPMGELSDEWAAKGKKNIWGTVPQVTEMQSEGGAAGAVHGALQAGALTTTFTASQGLLLMIPNMYKISGELTSMCMHVTARTVATHALSIFGDHSDVMACRQTGFALLASGSVQEAHDFACIGTAASLRSRVPFLHFFDGFRTSHEVSKIAELSDDILRQMVPDELVEEHRKRAMTPDRPILRGTAQNPDAFFQAREACNPWYFACPQHVQDVMDQFAKLTGRAYKLFDYVGHPEAERVIVLMGSGAETTHETVEWLLAQGEKVGVVKVRLYRPFDVAAFVKALPASTKAIAVLDRTKEPGAVGEPLYLDVITALDEMEDRGELPFAKRPRVIGGRYGLSSKEFTPAMVKAVFDELKKDAPKRHFTIGIMDDVTHLSLPYDQDLDIEPEDVRRSVFFGLGSDGTVGANKNSIKIIGEETNNWAQGYFVYDSKKAGAVTISHLRFGPRPIRSAYLVKQAQFVACHQYNFLEKYDVLEYAAPGAVFLLNSPIGPEKVWDDLPREVQEQVIEKKLKFYVIDAYDVAAKTGMGRRINTIMQTCFFAISGVLPRDEAIAEIKKAIEKTYGKKGPEVVRKNFEAVDQTLANLFEVQVPAQATATKRRPPIVADEAPDFVKRVTAVMMANKGDLLPVSAFPPDGTWPTGTAKWEKRAIALQIPVWDPKICIQCNKCALVCPHAAIRPKIYDPAYLEKAPATFLSTDYRSPDLKGLKYTLQVAPEDCTGCEVCVAVCPAKDKSNPKRKAINMAPLPPLREQERENFAFFLELPEFDRSKLEISVKGTQFFEPLFEFSGACAGCGETPYVKLLTQMFGDRALIANATGCSSIYGGNLPTTPYTVNREGRGPTWNNSLFEDNAEFGFGFRLAIDKHQEQAKELLKKLASQIGETLVNELLSADQSTEEGICAQRERVAALRAKLQGIASWEARWLDILADYLVKKSVWIVGGDGWAYDIGYGGLDHVLAMNRDVNILVLDTEVYSNTGGQQSKATPLGAAAKFAMAGRDLAKKDLGLMAMSYGHVYVARVAFGARDNQTVLAFKEAESYPGTSLIIAYCHCIAHGYDLVHGLDQQKLAVDSGYWPLYRFDPRRAAAGESPLKLDSPAPKADLSQFMRNETRFRMVEQMNPERFRMLLEAAKNQVRTRYHLYEELTKAFAADGNGGSASKGN